From one Equus asinus isolate D_3611 breed Donkey chromosome 5, EquAss-T2T_v2, whole genome shotgun sequence genomic stretch:
- the PPIH gene encoding peptidyl-prolyl cis-trans isomerase H, translated as MAVANSSPVNPVVFFDVSIGGQEVGRMKIELFADVVPKTAENFRQFCTGEFRKDGVPIGYKGSTFHRVIKDFMIQGGDFVNGDGTGVASIYRGPFADENFKLRHSAPGLLSMANSGPSTNGCQFFITCSKCDWLDGKHVVFGKIIDGLLVMRKIENVPTGPNNKPKLPVVISQCGEM; from the exons ATGGCGGTGGCAAATTCAAGCCCCGTCAATCCCGTGGTGTTCTTTGATGTCAGCATTGGCGGCCAG GAAGTTGGCCGCATGAAGATCGAGCTCTTTGCAGACGTTGTGCCTAAAACGGCCGAGAATTTTAG GCAGTTCTGCACTGGAGAATTCAG AAAAGATGGGGTTCCGATAGGATACAAAGGGAGCACCTTCCACAG GGTCATAAAGGATTTCATGATTCAGGGTGGAGATTTTGTTAAT gGAGATGGTACTGGAGTCGCCAGTATTTACCGGGGGCCATTTGcagatgaaaattttaaacttaGACACTCAGCTCCAGGCCTGCTTTCCATG GCCAACAGTGGTCCCAGCACAAATGGCTGCCAGTTCTTCATCACCTGCTCTAAGTGTGATTGGCTGGATGGGAAGCACGTAGTGTTTG GGAAAATCATTGATGGACTTCTGGTGATGAGAAAGATTGAG AATGTTCCCACAGGCCCCAACAATAAGCCCAAGCTGCCTGTGGTGATCTCACAGTGTGGGGAGATGTAG